One window of the Micromonas commoda chromosome 11, complete sequence genome contains the following:
- a CDS encoding Ca2+:Cation antiporter family (sodium ion:calcium ion+potassium ion antiporter), whose translation GGWLLHVLAILYLFLGIAIICDDFFAPSLEIICEKLGLSEDVAGATFMAAGSSAPELFTSTMSLVSDNATNELGVATIVGSAVFNILIIVAATVIFSGETHLALDWRPVTRDCAFYAVSIAFVMGVMWDGKVYWWEGVVSVCLYLGYVGFMTINGSAMDWMERVARGFRRRTLGNKIASFREETREETDDLERSVVELSLSPEDDKAGGNDGTVDDEDEANNPFAVPDDWRKYPMWALSLPWYAAFTVTVPDCGKTGWERWYLLSFFSSVLWISAISYGMVDAAAVVGCVLDVPEVVMGTLVLAAGTSVPDALSSVSVAQAGQGDMAVANAVGSNVFDIWLGLGLPW comes from the coding sequence GGCGGCTGGCTCCTTCACGTCCTCGCCATCCTCTACCTCTTTCTCGGCATTGCGATCATCTGCGACGACTTCTTCGCCCCGTCGCTGGAGATCATATGCGAGAAACTCGGACTCAGCGAGGATGTGgccggcgcgacgttcatggcggcgggttcgtccgcgcccgagctcTTCACCTCGACGATGTCTTTGGTATCCGATAACGCGACAAACGAACTCGGAGTGGCGACCATCGTCGGCTCGGCTGTGTTCAACATCTtgatcatcgtcgccgccacggTCATATTCTCCGGCGAGACCCACCTCGCCTTGGACTGGCGTCCCGTGACGCGCGACTGCGCGTTCTACGCCGTCTCAATCGCGTTTGTCATGGGCGTCATGTGGGATGGAAAAGTCTACTGGTGGGAGGGGGTGGTGAGCGTGTGTCTCTATCTCGGGTACGTCGGATTCATGACAATAAACGGGAGCGCGATGGATTGGATGgagcgggtcgcgcgcgggtttcgACGACGCACATTGGGTAACAAGATCGCGTCGTTCAGAGAGGAGACGCGGGAGGAGACGGACGACTTGGAGAGATCCGTGGTCGAGCTGTCCTTGTCCCCCGAGGATGATAAAGCGGGAGGAAACGACGGGACTGTTGATGATGAGGATGAGGCGAACAACCCGTTCGCCGTTCCCGACGACTGGCGCAAGTACCCCATGTGGGCGCTGTCCCTTCCTTGGTACGCAGCCTTCACCGTGACCGTCCCGGACTGCGGCAAGACCGGCTGGGAGCGATGGTACCTCCTATCGTTCTTTTCCTCCGTGCTGTGGATATCCGCCATCTCCTATGGGatggtcgacgccgccgcggttgtcggctgcgtcctcgacgtcccaGAGGTGGTCATGGGCAcgctcgtgctcgccgcgggaacctccgtccccgacgcgctcTCCTCCGTGTCCGTCGCGCAGGCTGGCCAGGGCGACATggccgtcgccaacgccgtcgGTAGCAACGTGTTCGACATCTGGCTCGGCCTCGGGCTACCGTGG
- a CDS encoding predicted protein yields the protein MSAATRHAARRLAESLSRRLSLARAATSSGAADRAIHEAPRRRNGPADPRRREAEPAPLPSPSPSPDVVNRANRRGAGASGLTVGELRAQLAQRHGGWGGDEDDEDWYGDHPLDAVMERLAKETMGPDAKTVRIGDGVTVVMPGQIMNVIDGFGDGHGIQAASVKLKRKRKMAKHKHRKRRKRDRNKN from the coding sequence atgagcgcggcgactcgacacgcggcgaggaggctcgCCGAGAGCCTGTCGCGCCGgctctcgctcgcgcgcgcggcgacgtcctccggcgccgccgatcgcgcgatTCACGAGGCGCCCCGGCGCAGGAACGGCCCCGCcgacccgcgtcgacgagagGCTGAGCCCGCGCCTCTCCCATccccgtcgccttcgccggaCGTGGTGAaccgcgcgaaccgccgcggggctggaGCGAGCGGTCTGACCGtgggcgagctccgcgcgcagctcgcgcagaGGCACGGGGGatggggcggcgacgaggacgacgaggactgGTACGGCGATCAcccgctcgacgcggtcaTGGAGAGGCTGGCCAAGGAGACCATGGGACCCGATGCGAAAACCGTGcgcatcggcgacggcgtcaccgTGGTCATGCCCGGGCAGATCATGAACGTCATCGACGGGTTCGGCGACGGACACGGGATccaggcggcgtcggtgaagCTCAAGCGGAAGAGGAAGATGGCCAAGCACAAGCACCGCAAGCGCAGGAAGCGCGACCGCAACAAAAACTGA
- a CDS encoding predicted protein: MSKRATAVALVAFACCTFSVPFVLSGISGPSMYASEKPLDVAAVRRGAFMNSGSKDIGSSTNR, encoded by the coding sequence ATGTCcaagcgcgcgacggcggttgCGTTGGTAGCCTTCGCCTGTTGTACGTTCTCGGTGCCCTTCGTCTTGTCCGGCATCTCCGGCCCTTCTATGTACGCGTCGGAGAAGCCCTTGGACGTGGCTGccgtgcgacgcggggcgTTCATGAACAGCGGCTCGAAGGACATCGGGAGCTCGACGAACAGATAA
- a CDS encoding predicted protein, with amino-acid sequence MCGIVGIFRHEGQVSAELYEGLLMLQHRGQDSAGMVTFDGVRFQERKDNGLVANIFDKKAIDSLKGSVGIGHVRYPTAGGLSATEAQPFFVNSPLGIYLIHNGNLTNVDELLMGLGGRMMKTTSDSEVLLNVFAEDIAQSITSNPGSDMEKVAFDAATKTMKKVRGAYSVITMINQVGLFAFRDQNGIRPLVIGQRKAVDGSDRDEFCVASEDSAFGPLGFSRVRDVNPGEAILITPDGRLESRQCVNGKISPCIFEYIYLARPDSMLNGISVYEFQLELGRRLAKRIKDRCEDDDWEIDVVVPVPDGSRPSAIEIAQCLDLPYREGLVKNRYVGRTFIMPDQRTRELSVRRKLNAMRSVFNGKKVLLVDDSIVRGTTMSQIVQMCRAAGATKVYLASSAPPVKHPNVYGVDMPSREEFVAHNRDEEGVCDLLGADGLIYQTVEDMLQAGRGMNPQIERFDASCFDGDYVSGDVDDVYLENLSGAGRGKGRKGASAPAR; translated from the coding sequence ATGTGCGGCATCGTCGGCATCTTCCGCCACGAGGGACAGGTCTCCGCCGAGCTCTACGAGGGGCTGCTGATGCTCCAGCACCGCGGCCAGGACAGCGCGGGCATGGTCaccttcgacggcgtccgtTTCCAGGAGCGTAAGGACAACGGCCTCGTGGCGAACATCTTCGACAAGAAGGCGATCGACTCCCTGAAGGGCAGCGTGGGCATCGGCCACGTCCGCTACCCCACCGCGGGTGgcctctccgcgacggaggcgcagCCGTTCTTTGTCAACTCGCCTCTCGGCATCTACCTCATCCACAACGGCAACCTGACcaacgtcgacgagctcctcatGGGCCTCGGCGGACGCATGATGAAGACCACCTCGGACTCCGAGGTGCTGCTCAACGTCTTCGCCGAGGACATCGCGCAGTCGATCACGTCCAACCCGGGATCCGACATGGAGAAGGTTGCGTTTGACGCGGCGACCAAGACGATGAAGAAGGTTCGCGGGGCGTACTCCGTCATCACCATGATCAACCAGGTCGGTCTGTTCGCGTTCAGGGACCAGAACGGCATCAGGCCGCTGGTGATCGGCCAGCGGAAGGCGGTCGACGGCTCGGATCGTGACGAGTTTTGCGTGGCTTCGGAGGATTCAGCGTTTGGCCCGCTCGGGTTCTCGAGGGTCCGCGACGTTAACCCCGGCGAGGCGATCCTGATCACCCCCGACGGCCGCCTGGAGTCCCGCCAGTGCGTCAACGGGAAGATCTCCCCGTGCATCTTCGAGTACATCTACCTCGCCAGGCCCGACTCCATGCTCAACGGCATCAGCGTGTACGAGTTTCAGCTCGAGCTGGGCAGGAGACTCGCGAAGCGAATCAAGGACCGgtgcgaggacgacgactgggAGATCGACGTGGTCGTCCCGGTTCCTGACGGCAGCAGGCCATCCGCGATCGAGATCGCGCAGTGCCTCGACCTCCCGTATCGCGAGGGCCTCGTCAAGAACCGCTACGTCGGGCGCACTTTCATCATGCCCGATCAGCGAACGCGCGAGCTCTCCGTCAGGCGCAAGCTCAACGCGATGCGAAGCGTGTTCAACGGCAAGAAGGTCCTTCTGGTGGACGACTCCATCGTCCGCGGCACTACCATGTCCCAGATCGTGCAGATgtgccgcgcggcgggcgccaccAAGGTGTACCTCGCGTCTTCCGCGCCCCCCGTGAAGCACCCCAACGTCTACGGAGTCGACATGCCCTCCAGGGAGGAGTTTGTCGCTCACAacagggacgaggagggcgtgtGCGACCTcctgggcgcggacggcctCATCTACCAGACCGTGGAGGACATGCTGCAGGCGGGTCGCGGCATGAACCCGCAGATCGAGCGTTTCGACGCCTCCTGCTTCGACGGAGATTacgtcagcggcgacgtcgacgacgtgtaCCTCGAGAATCtgagcggcgccgggcgagggAAAGGGCGAAAGGGCgccagcgcgcccgcgaggtga
- a CDS encoding predicted protein, whose amino-acid sequence MTKTVARRSSRRSEELARTETARRRLRTSRCASRRSLWKPSSRRARGGSNGGSREYVTRGPVLARGCSFLGERDWRVRGDGCRRYFLVARSVPGRH is encoded by the coding sequence ATGACGAAGACGGTCGCGCGCCGGTCGAGTCGCCGAAGCGAGGAGCTGGCGCGCACTGagacggcgcgtcgacgccttcgaaCGTCACGGTGTGCCTCGCGACGGTCCCTTTGGAAgccgtcatcgcgccgagcccgcggggGCTCGAATGGTGGGTCGCGCGAGTACGTGACGCGCGGGCCGGTTTTGGCGCGCGGCTGTTCGTTTCTCGGAGAACGCGATTGGCGCGTGCGTGGCGACGGTTGCCGTCGATATTTTTTGGTTGCTCGATCCGTGCCCGGTCGTCACTAG
- a CDS encoding predicted protein, with protein MGVMDTLTRSTADTVAKTDSKKWAMDRSEALRVVFHALDGDDSGSIEIEEVLHLATGMCQTMSEDDARAWFQEMDKDGDATVDEAEYLEAMLKLTDDLSPQQFEHRVKDLLARTNKEVTDPRWYYHCENNREYLEAEVVPLLESGLNEMMRAIEAERLRVASGKDWDEDGHVPPDWRPMRPLQFLGEYLRENSRTMVRKREEEARLAAEAAAKAEYLNRTFDEMDREQKLRYSFDKIDGDGNGALDFDELVFVCRKINPGKGVEEARMQLSWMDKDGDGQVDQDEYVNAILEIMQDVDEETFVNGVKRVLTAVQFAKADRIEKLKMVFERVDEDDSGELDRDELTKLAVALVPGGDEVKVRKTMKWLDANGDAAVSFEEFKGPMIEATEGLDDDQFDAAVHKLLAAEGEAVEPDPADDLPPKFGAYVTQFPSHAKCKWIGVKRVDSMTRDEKKICVVDCRSPDERAVSIIKDSVPLGDVKFVSFEDNNVEAVAGGADVSAACEGADVVVCVSAVGAEGGIAAPILAEKLEGKVEVRNLVGGIVAWYNAGGEVVDGEGNPVEAVHPGQRRCIGFVTRARKNAFKFPKEEK; from the coding sequence ATGGGCGTGATGGACACGCTCACGCGGAGCACCGCGGATACCGTCGCCAAGACGGACTCCAAGAAGTGGGCCATGGACCGATCCGAGGCCCTTCGCGTTGTGTtccacgccctcgacggcgacgacagcgGCAGCATCGAGATCGAGGAGGTGCTCCACCTCGCGACGGGCATGTGCCAGACCAtgagcgaggacgacgcgcgcgcgtggttCCAGGAGATGGacaaggacggcgacgccaccgtgGACGAAGCGGAATACCTCGAAGCCATGCTCAAGCTCACGGACGACCTCTCCCCGCAACAGTTCGAACACCGCGTCAAGGACCTCCTGGCGCGGACGAACAAAGAGGTGACGGACCCGAGGTGGTACTACCACTGCGAAAACAACAGGGAGTACCTGGAAGCCGAGGTGGTGCCGCTTCTGGAGAGCGGGCTGAACGAGATGATGCGCGCGATCGAAGCCGAGCGGCTGAGGGTGGCGTCGGGGAAGGactgggacgaggacggtcACGTCCCGCCCGACTGGCGGCCCATGCGCCCCCTCCAGTTTCTCGGCGAGTACCTTCGCGAAAACTCGAGGACGATGGTTCGaaagcgcgaggaggaggcgaggctcgccgcggaggcggccgccaaggccgagTACCTGAACCGCACGTTCGACGAGATGGATCGCGAGCAGAAGCTGCGGTACTCCTTCGACaagatcgacggcgacggcaacggcgcgctcgacttTGACGAGCTCGTGTTTGTGTGCCGGAAGATCAACCCCGGGAAGGgagtcgaggaggcgcggatGCAGCTGTCGTGGATGGAcaaggacggggacgggcaGGTGGACCAGGACGAGTACGTCAACGCGATTCTGGAGATTATgcaggacgtcgacgaggaaaCGTTCGTGAATGGCGTGAAGCGCGTCTTGACCGCCGTACAGTTCGCAAAGGCTGACAGGATCGAAAAGTTGAAGATGGTCTtcgagcgcgtggacgaggacgactctggcgagctcgaccgcgacgagctcaccaagctcgccgtcgcgctggtccccggcggtgacgaggtcAAGGTGCGCAAGACGATGAAGTGGctcgacgccaacggcgacgcggcggtgtcgttCGAGGAGTTCAAGGGTCCGATGATTGAAGCCACGGAAggtctcgacgacgatcagtttgacgccgcggtgcacaAACTCTtggccgccgagggcgaagCCGTCGAGCCCGATCCCGCGGACGATCTACCCCCCAAGTTCGGCGCGTACGTCACGCAGTTCCCCAGCCACGCCAAGTGCAAGTGGATCGGCGTCAAGCGCGTCGACTCGATGACGAGAGACGAGAAGAAGATTTGCGTCGTGGACTGCCGCTCGCCGGATGAGCGGGCGGTGTCCATCATCAAGGATTCCGTGCCCCTCGGGGACGTCAAGTTCGTGTCGTTCGAGGACAACAACGTGGAGGCAGTCGCAGGCGGGGCGGACgtgtccgcggcgtgcgagggtgccgacgtgGTGGTTTGCGTGAGCGCCGTCGGAGCCGAGGGCGGCATCGCGGCTCCGATCCTGGCGGAGAAGTTGGAGGGTAAGGTTGAGGTGCGAAACCTGGTCGGGGGGATCGTGGCGTGGTacaacgcgggcggcgaggtggtggaCGGCGAAGGTAACCCGGTGGAGGCTGTGCACCCGGGGCAACGGCGGTGCATCGGGTTTGTCACCCGGGCCAGGAAGAACGCTTTCAAGTTccccaaggaggagaagtAA
- a CDS encoding predicted protein: MTEEAGDAAGADPEKKWTKRDLRHTSAVVICPPSSQWGPIQEIRSFNDKSYARWMPHINLLYPFLLDDDDGDDAPRRNFDAATAVAREALRGIEPFTVTLRSFGRFEHAKSCTVWLHPSEPLEGNDPARRHLANADVDADPPPVSRGITSTQAALERAFPFADHLSSISSHSGYTPHLSVGQWDDVASASAAELALRDAWEPLTFEVDAVYLISRAGADAPFEFKARVPLGAAGGAWRRGDDDDDGGGGEWWIDAYHPPPPPEGARCLRPRPKRRWRGKRRGKGGGGRGDGAP; this comes from the coding sequence ATGACCGAAGaggccggggacgccgcgggcgcggatccGGAGAAGAAATGGACGAAGCGCGACCTGCGACACACCAGCGCCGTGGTCATCTGcccgccgtcctcgcagTGGGGACCCATCCAGGAGATCAGGTCCTTCAACGACAAGTCCTACGCCCGCTGGATGCCCCACATCAACCTTCTCTACCCGTTcctcctggacgacgacgacggcgacgacgcgccccgtcgcAACTTCGACGCCGcaaccgcggtggcgagggaaGCGCTCAGAGGCATTGAGCCGTTCACGGTGACGCTTCGGTCCTTCGGACGCTTCGAGCACGCCAAGAGCTGCACCGTGTGGCTCCACCCGAGCGAACCCCTCGAGGGAAacgacccggcgcgccgccacctcgcgaacgccgacgtcgacgccgaccctCCGCCCGTCTCCCGAGGGATCACGTCGACCCAAGCCGCGCTGGAACGCGCGTTTCCGTTCGCGGACCACCTCTCGTCGATATCCTCGCACTCCGGATACACCCCGCACCTCTCCGTCGGACAgtgggacgacgtcgcgtcggcgtcggcggcggagctcgcgttGCGGGACGCGTGGGAGCCATTGACGttcgaggtggacgccgtgTACTTAATatctcgcgcgggcgcggatgcgCCGTTCGAATTCAAGGCTAGGGTCCccctgggcgccgccggtggggCGTGgaggcggggcgacgacgacgacgacggtggcgggGGGGAATGGTGGATAGACGCGTaccatccgccgccgccgccggagggcgcgcggtgcCTGAGGCCGCGGCCGAAGCGGAGGTGGAGGGGTAAGAGACGgggcaaaggcggcggcgggcggggcgacggcgccccgtga
- a CDS encoding predicted protein has protein sequence MGGGADGEDPGGTPPPEDVAGIDLDPAQHSKDEPEPDPVAAHGTADAQSESIGTEDSASEDDADANEHEHEPLFEPDDGFEQMVQDITDPAGVPWPGIPDDWSDSASDEDDYSGESGEFSDDDGDYDSDGDDGDMSGFDEDAMHFEIEGTIQGHPHRACDPEERGHYLLHDGRVPSSHTGMNHQQGSDSVCAAGDGLLLVTGDVDVRLVDANAIVSDGAYDADGRFNEPDPDGPGPVRTSPDGPDGAEYVADGTPPEYVAKQELPFSVYSVDYDEANRLVAVCGDVRRYAQDVNLAVFRVVRHQRVGQTGNGPVSASFVPVAERGVGAMGRFGRDMVNCVRFGKRVKASDGGVRLDGVHRPTGGEGKRAIEDVLLCASQDGNCYAMSVDVKDDAGGALEALGDDDDDALDGAGQGQVGGFSPGGQGGRGPRRRPRLDARLVDCCKISFPVASNAAAASPDGTCVAVCGDAEFVLVNGGPDGYGDHGATQHLAINGDPSAAGVVSGEAAGGMYAAWSPTGEYLAATSDSLHALAVWRVTVHDDSRAADEAGGGISAGDISGDVVDPSATTATSAGRSRSVPSSPARAGRGFGRDASTADSRRSRSGARGPPLAARAARVGAVVGPLRIQRVAYFRDHAHPCLPVRFLPSDGHVVVWAERGGRVHAYDLRCAHAASLGSSSAVNLSPPPEEDGHPSRGRGFDAGAGRGADEDSIITVIGADDDEDEVGSGADEDGGDRNLNQWRSEIEPARSEGVEVCLQPRTDRLFRPLRLRGADDDQRRFVQTIRSRVRGKYVTGLCVVAAASKPPPASPSRGSPARIGGSPAPPRDLVFVGTPDGVLRFRCPVAWTPETHQDFPVAFRKASRAFVQCAAADFARKAETGDEESSSALSLGDLPQEVLLHIVGLAAVPLSDWANVS, from the coding sequence ATggggggaggcgcggacggcgaagATCCGGGCgggacgcccccgcccgaggacgtcgccgggatCGACCTCGACCCCGCGCAACACTCGAAGGATGAACCCGAACCCGACCCGGTGGCGGCCCACgggacggcggacgcgcagaGCGAGAGCATCGGGACCGAGGACTCCgcctccgaggacgacgccgacgcgaacgagcaCGAGCACGAACCGCTCTTTGAACCGGACGACGGTTTCGAGCAGATGGTGCAGGACATCACAGACCCGGCCGGGGTTCCCTGGCCGGGCATCCCCGACGACTGGTCGGACTCCGCCTCTGATGAGGACGATTACAGCGGCGAGTCTGGAGAgttcagcgacgacgacggcgactacgacagcgacggcgacgacggcgacatgtccggcttcgacgaggacgccatgCACTTCGAGATCGAGGGCACGATCCAGGGCCATCCTCACCGCGCGTGCGaccccgaggagcgcgggcaCTACCTCCTCCacgacggccgcgtcccgtcgtcgcacaCGGGCATGAACCATCAGCAGGGATCCGACTCGgtgtgcgccgcgggggacgggttgttgctcgtcaccggcgacgtggacgtgcggctcgtcgacgcgaacgcgatcgTGTCCGACGGTgcgtacgacgccgacggaagGTTCAACGAGCCGGACCCGGACGGGCCCGGACCCGTCCGGACGAGTCCAGACGGGCCGGATGGTGCCGAGTACGTCGCGGATGGTACCCCTCCAGAGTACGTCGCGAAGCAGGAGCTGCCGTTCAGCGTCTACTCGGTGGACTACGACGAAGCCAACCGACTCGTGGCGGTCTGCGGCGACGTTCGAAGGTACGCGCAGGACGTCAATCTCGCGGTGtttcgcgtcgtgcgccacCAAAGGGTTGGACAAACCGGAAACGGCCCAGTCTCGGCGTCCTTCGtgcccgtcgcggagaggggcgtcggcgcgatgggcCGGTTCGGGCGCGATATGGTCAACTGCGTGCGCTTCGGTAAACGCGTCAAAGCATCCGACGGAGGCGTTCGTCTCGACGGCGTTCATCGCCCAACTGGTGGGGAGGGTaagcgcgcgatcgaggacGTGCTCCTGTGCGCGTCGCAGGATGGTAACTGCTACGCGATGTCGGTGGACGtcaaggacgacgcggggggcgcccTCGaagccctcggcgacgacgacgacgacgcgttaGACGGCGCCGGCCAGGGCCAAGTTGGCGGGTTTTCCCCcggcggccagggcggcCGGGGCCCGAGGCGACGACCCCGGCTCGACGCTCGGCTCGTCGATTGTTGTAAGATTTCCTTCCCTGtcgcgtccaacgcggcggcggcgtcgcccgacggcacgtgcgtcgcggtttgcggcgacgcggagttTGTCCTCGTGAACGGCGGCCCCGACGGGTACGGCGACCACGGCGCGACGCAACACCTCGCGATTAACGGCGACCCGTCGGCGGCTGGGGTGGTGTCGGGCGAGGCTGCGGGGGGCATGTACGCCGCGTGGTCGCCGACGGGCGAGTacctggcggcgacgtcggactcgctgcacgcgctcgccgtgtgGCGGGTGACGGTGCACGACGattcgcgggcggcggacgaggcgggcggcggcatctcCGCGGGTGACATCtccggggacgtcgtcgacccgTCGGCTACTACGGCTACTTCGGCGGGCCGGAGCAGGAGCGtcccgagctcgcccgcgcgcgccggccgcggctttggacgcgacgcgtcgacggcggacaGCCGGCGTTCCcggtcgggggcgcgcgggccgccgctcgccgctcgtgcggcgcgcgtcggcgccgtcgtcggcccCCTTCGCATCCAGCGGGTGGCGTACTTTCGCGACCACGCGCACCCGTGCCTCCCCGTGCGGTTCCTCCCTTCCGACGGCCACGTCGTGGTCTGGGCGGAGCGCGGGGGTAGGGTGCACGCGTACGATCTCAGgtgcgcccacgccgcgtcgttagggtcgtcatccgcggtgaacctgtcgccgccgcccgaggaggacggacATCCGAGCCGAGGTCGAGGgttcgacgccggcgcggggcgaggcgcCGACGAAGACAGCATAATCAccgtcatcggcgccgacgacgacgaagacgaggtGGGATCGggggcggacgaggacggcggcgatcggaACCTGAACCAGTGGCGATCAGAAATTGAGCCTGCGAGGTCGGAAGGGGTGGAGGTTTGCCTGCAGCCCAGGACGGATCGCTTGTTCAGGCCGCTGCGACTacggggcgccgacgacgatcaGCGAAGGTTCGTGCAGACGATTCGGTCGAGGGTCCGCGGCAAGTACGTCACCGGGctctgcgtcgtcgccgcggcgagtaagccgccgccagcgtcgccctcgcggggatcgcccgcgcggatcgGCGgatctccagcgccgccgcgcgacctcGTCTTCGTGGGCACACCCGACGGGGTGTTGAGGTTCCGCTGCCCCGTCGCGTGGACGCCGGAGACGCACCAAGACTTTCCGGTCGCCTTCAGGAAGGCTTCCAGGGCATTCGTGcagtgcgccgccgccgacttcgCGCGCAAGGCTGAGActggcgacgaggagagTTCCTCGGCGCTGTCGCTGGGTGACCTCCCGCAAGAGGTTTTGCTGCACatcgtcggcctcgccgcaGTGCCGCTGTCGGATTGGGCCAACGTGTCGTGA